In the genome of Andrena cerasifolii isolate SP2316 unplaced genomic scaffold, iyAndCera1_principal scaffold0045, whole genome shotgun sequence, the window GACGTACTTCACAGGAGACGATAAATTACCGATCGAAAAGTGGATCGAAGATTTTGAAGAACTAAGTGCGATATTGGAATGGGACGATATACAGAAGCTTCTGTACGGGAAACGTATGCTAAAGGTTCCGCCAAACAGTTCGTAACGTACGAGAAGGGAATAATATCGtggaaaatcttgaaaaagcgattggtacgcgaatttaaaactgaaataaaCAGTGCGGTAGTGCATGCGCAACTTGCAAAGCGAAAAGAAAGCCCAACGAAAGTGCGCGACAGTACGTAGGAGCAATGCAAGAAATAGCAAGTCAGGGAAATGTGGAGGACGAGGCTCTAATCGAGCATATCATCAACGGTGTACAAGACGAAGAAGCGAACAAAACGATGTTGTACGGTGCCCATTCACTTCACGAAATGAGAAAAGTGTTGGAACTGTACGACAGAAGGAAAGAAAAGATGATGGACAACAAAAAACATTTTGCCAAGAGAGAagtagaaaaaaggaaaaccagCTTTGACAAATCCAGAAAGGCCTGGGTTAGGATAAGAACTGTCTCCTGAAATAACTCCTTAGTTATTGTTTTTCTGGAATATATTGTATTCGGTCGAGCAgacacatttttattaaattgtatATCGTTTGGGATATCATGGTGGCCTTCAATTTTCTAAGTACTATGTTGTAATCGATAATTTTTGCCGAAACCACTAAATAACGAGTTCTTTGAGATGGTAGTTGTTATTCATTTACTCtgtacacatacatatatcgCGTTTTTTATATAGTTATGTGTTTTTCTAGATGCCTTCAACTACGGAAGAGTGGGAAAGCATAGCTTCCCAGTTCGaaagaaaatggaattttccTCACTGCGTGGGGGCAATGGATGGGAAACACATTATGCTACAATGCCCCGTTAACAGTACCAGTGAATATTACAACTACAAATCCTTTTTTAGCATTGTATTGTTTGCTCTTGTAGATGCAGACTATAATCTTTTATTTGTGGATGTTGGTTGCCAAGGTAGAATTTCGGACAGTGGTGTTTTCAAAAACAccgatttgtacaaaaaaattgaaagaaaagatTTAGCCTTGCCCGAAGAAACTCCACTGCCTGGAAGGCATATTAACATGCCGTACGTTATACTAGGTGACGAGGCATTTTCTCTCACCGAAAATATAATGAAACCATACTCGGGAACTCACAGCAAAGGAAGCAGagaaagaatatttaattatcgtcTGAGTAGGGCACGAAGAGTGGTAGAGAATGTATTTGGGATATGTTCTTCGGTATTTCTTATTTTGAGGAAACCTATGCTATTGCAGCCGGAAAAAGCTGAGATTATTGCACTAACAATTGTGTATCTACACAATTTTCTGAGAAAGTCGAAAAGTTCAAGAGCATCCTACTGTCCATCAGGGATGTTGGACAATGACAGTAATGGAGAATTTGTAGCAGGTAGCTGGAGGACACAAACTACTGTAAAGAATTCGTCGTTTGTACCTGTTAATAATAATGTACCTCGAAGACCGTCTCAAAAATCACAAAACGTTAGACAAGAATTTACTAATTATTTCGTTACCAACGGAACTGTCCCTTGGCAGAATGACTGTGCGTGacggaaattatttaaatacaccCATTTTACTTACATTGTGTGTATTTACGGTTCGCCTGGGTTGATTTTTGTCCATTAAGAAATGCATTCGTTTGAATGCGAACCATTTCGACCTATAGACCTCGTGCCTTGCTGAAATGTAACAattattgaataattaaataaagataGTGAATAATGTATTCTTTGAATACAGAATGCACTAGAATACATTGTAgaaaaacaacagtttttcgACGTACCTTTCCCAGTGCCAATGGAACGTTTTCCTTTAGACTTCTGTTGACGAAATGATCCCAGCAAACTCATCATTTTCTGACGTATATTGTCCTCGTCTATGCCAATTTCTCTGGAAATTGCTTGCCACgcgtctttttttttgttttttgaaaaatgattgGGGTATGAGGGTTTCCATAAAATTGGTTGCCTTTCATATGCCCCTATTAATTGCAGACATTGATCGTCTGACCACTCAATTTCCATTGTTGTATACTGTACATAAAGATGTGTGTATTTCTATTAATAGAATTAAACCGACTTCCTTTTGATCTAGTTGAGGGGGCAGTCACAATTAGTTTCAAGAATTAATACTGAATATTTTAGAGAGACATTCACTTAAATTTCTATATGTGAACATTTAAGAATTAGTTTTTTACGATTTttgatttcattaatatttattatgtgtattttaattaaattcatttaagttcataataatttaaatatttaatgctcAAATTCCATACGATGAATTGATGTACAGACGgtgtaaaaagtattcgtacagcgaccaatttaaagtaaaacgttgtatacagggtgtcccaaaaatgtcggagttccttgaaaggggtgactcagggggtgatttgaaacaactttttccttagcgaaaatattgtccgaagcttcgttaacgagatattaacaaagaaCCCCGACCAAttagagcgcgcgccttccgcccgagcttccgtggtagcgttggctacgcggcaggcggctgcgcttgtactacgaaggtatgaacaagcaagtcggcatgcaccgaaggaaatcgcgttacacagttttattttaaagcggaatcttaaataataattgtttgaagtgagaggacaagaaatacgcaaatttcgttttcaaataaggcataaacgaaaaggtaaggtaacaaaaaaagtgtgacacgtgatcataattcgttattgaagtaaaaatccatagttaaatcacggccaacataactaaatttaaaaaataatattaggtgtatgaataaattctttcagactagatttacataatcggtataaagcaaccgaatttctaccgcagtgatattcgtaagctaccagaaaattggcaaaagctaatttacaataatggaaattatttcgatgattgagttgtttttattttttttttttttaaatcaaactgttattgaaccctaaaatcgaacagaaattatttctacacctaataatcactaataaattaaataacacacaccgctacgggcattcctttccttcctttccttccttttcggaaacctgtgtcactaagtaggtcactgtgccgatcctggtcatcggtggacgaaaagatttatggtagggttgcgcccagtgctcagctgatcgcaggtatacgacaccacccgaaggtaaggattacaacgtcaagtgcgtccgggttaatgtaccgaatattcacttcactgcacggccactaacactgatcacttaatttacttttcatggaacgtgttgttcctacgttataaaattggtggccccgaaaggggccgattactgttagttgagcagttgctcgatgtgaccaccctcagcgtctatgcacgccttgcagcatcattgactccgatgagaataattttgacgccaaacgccgaatcgtatcctcgctgggggtttggatgttcgagtattcccgtgcaaacgctcgcacagtagaacttgcgtccccgttgatccgggcgtacacccagaacatggcgtaacaTTCTTcaacggagaacatttctgggacgagattgctagctgactgactggattttttccaagcaacttcctctacctccaagtagtttctctcgttccattatgagttaactcccaccagaacaagaggctttaggtaaaaagaagccagcacattttcaaaacacacgttctttgcagatgtgcaacgaacgacccatcctacactttcacataagtccgcgctccgtcctttcactgccaatgtacccgttgcttcgagatagacagaagacaccacgtgtttcagttcgaaagggcccgaagacaagagaaacagaaagtcttcgacttgctataaacaagaaaaggcataccattcctgtttccgttttcgaataccctgagctcacgtcagctacgaggcggaacaagctaagccataaattacccaaaacaaatcattctctaccgccgactcgcaggacaatacggtgataaaccgcgaccctggtgaaatgctttggccgaccagcctgattaattttaaatacgtctcgcggaaagacacaggaagaaagggggtaactcggtgactgcgcgtagtcccacctgcttcgtccttccttccaattaaaggtaGCTCTCTTATCTCTCGAATATaaggacgcgctcgaatttcaaaacaaaagcacgcgttgacgtatttcgtgcgagaaaaggtgggcatgaagtccgattggtcgtagcctaaataaatctgccctgcatccctcccaaacggccactgtcttgaagaggccctcttcacagaaatatctcctccccgaagcccaccttctctcgcacggaatacgtcgacgcgtgcttttgttttgaaattcaagcgcgtgtttatactggtaggccttggggaggaaacatggctgagaagaaggcctcttcaaaacagtggccgtttaggagagatgcagggcagattggttaggttagaaccaatcggaattcatgcccaccttttctcgcacggaatacgttaacgcgtgcttttgtttggtaattctagcgcgtgcttatactcgagagataagggatctgtctttaatttgaaggaaacacgaagcaggcgggactacgcgcagtaaacgagttaccccctttctaagtgtatctctccgcgaggggCATtcatgttggatattactttttaattgctagttcccaaaaattaatcaggctggacggccaaagcatttcgccagggtcgcggtttgttctcatattgtcctgcgagtcggcggtagagaacgatttgttttgggtaatttatggcttagctggttccgcctcgtagctgacatGAACTCAGgttttggaaaacggaaacaggattggtatgccttttcttcattatagcaactcgaagactttctgtttctcttctcttcgggcccttttgaaccgaaacacgtggtgtctgctgtctatctctaagcaacgggtacattggcagtaaaaggacggagcgcgggcttagGTTAAAGtctaggatgggtcgttcgttgcacttctgcaaagcacgtgtgtttcgaaaatgtgctggcttctttttacctaaagcctcttgttctggtgggagttaactcataatggaacgagagaaactacttgggggtagaggaagttgctgggaaaaaatcctgtcagtcagctagcaatctcgtcccagaaatgttctctgctcaagagtattactcgaggttctgagtgtaccccccgaacaacggggacgcaagtgctgcagtgtgagaatttacgcaggaatacccacggctccgaacaccaagttctcattcatttccacaaatttttataacgtaggaaca includes:
- the LOC143378062 gene encoding uncharacterized protein LOC143378062; its protein translation is MEIEWSDDQCLQLIGAYERQPILWKPSYPNHFSKNKKKDAWQAISREIGIDEDNIRQKMMSLLGSFRQQKSKGKRSIGTGKARHEVYRSKWFAFKRMHFLMDKNQPRRTVNTHNVSKMGVFK